The Dethiosulfovibrio peptidovorans DSM 11002 nucleotide sequence CTGGAACCTCATAACCAAGTATAACAACAACAAGTTCCACTAGACCTCCCACGGCCCTCGCTTTTAAGGAGCGGGGGCCGTGCTATTTCTGGGAGGTATGTTTTTGAGCACTTTTTGTCTATGCCGTTTTTGTTTTTTCTGCTTATCCAAGCTGTTTGGGAGTCGGCTGTAGTCATCTAGTTTGTACTGTTACGCAGATGATGTTACGCTTACAGCGTGCGGTTCACTGTAAGGTCTAATATAGATTATTACCCGACTTCCATTTCAGGGAGGGGCTGTATTGTGAAAAACGTCCAGGAGAATTACCGACCTCAGGTCCACTATTATTCCAACAGGTTAAAGGACAAGCTGAGGAAGATCCGTGACTTTAGAACGACGTTTATAGAGGCTCCCTCCGGTGCAGGCAAGACCACGGCCATACGAGATTTTTTCAATTGTCCGAATATGAATCCCCCTTCGATTCGTTGGTTCGTAGCCAGTGAGGAGCCTGGCACGTCGGGATGGACCAGGTTTTGCCATGTCCTGGGGGAGATAGACCCCTACGTAGGATCCAGACTTTTGCACCTTGGTTTTCCAGTGGAGGACAATCAGGGAGAGGTCGCCCAGGCTCTCGTCGATCTGGTATGTGACGATGAAACTTACCTTATATGTGATAATTTTCAGTTTGTCCACAAAAACCTTCCTCTGTCGGTATGGAGGGCTCTAGTCGATCATGGTGGATATGGTCTTAGGGTGGTTATCATCACCCAGCAGCTCTCCTCCAGGGGGCTTGCGATTTTGGGCAATGCCAACGTTCTTAGGGTTGAGAACGAGGATCTGTGTCTCACGGAGGAAGAGATCGGAGACTACTACTGTCTGGCTGGGGTGGACTTGGACTTGGATCAGAGACGTCGTCTTTACCTTTATTCGGAGGGATGGATCGCCGCACTGTATCTCCAGCTGGTGGGCTATGCCCGAACCGGGTCTCTTGAGGGCAGATCAAGTATTCACGAGCTTGTAAACGAGTTGCTTTGGAAAGGACTTTCTCTAGAGGATCGTCAGGTCCTGTTCCGTTTGTCTCCTTTCGACAGCTTTACCGTCCCACAGCTCTCATTCCTTCTCGGTCTTGATCGGGTTCCTGATGTTTTAGTCGAGAGATTGGGAGGGTGGCTCTTCGTCCGCTACGATATCGAAAGTCGTCGGTATTTTCTACATGCCATACTCCTGGATTTTGTTCGTTCCGCCATCCGAGATGAACCAGAAGCCTTTCAAAGAGGGATCCTGGCCGCCGCCGGGGAATGGTGTGCATCTCAGGGAGACAAGACCCAGGCGTTGTTTTTTCTCTATCGCATATGTGATTATCGAGGGATTTTTTCGTTGGATCTTCATTGCTACGACATGACCAGGGCCACCTTGGACGCAGGGCGGGAATATATGTTGAAATTTCTTCGGGATACGGTAAATAACTCCACCGTCGAGATGCGATGCGACTACGCGTTTAATTTTATATCCATGGCCTTTGAGGCCTTTAACCTGGGGGACGTAGAGCTCTATGTCGGTCTCTGTCGAGAGATGGAGGCTGTCCTGGATGGCTACGATATAGACGAGGAAAGCCGTAGGTCCCTGAGGGGCGAGCTTTACCTTGCGAGGTCGTTCGGTTTCTACAACGATATAGAGGCAATGGGGAAGGACCATAGCCGTGCCTACGAGCTTCTAGGTCCCAACAGTAGGCTCTTCAAGCCCGACACCCCTTGGACCTTCGGGTGGCCGTCGGTCCTGGGCATGTTCCACAGCGGGGCTGGCGAATTGGACAGGGAATTGTCCGACATGGATCGGTGGCTCCCTCTGTATAATTCCCTGACTTCCGGAAACGGCAGTGGGGCGGAGTTGATATTCAGGGCGGAGGCCCTGCTTCATAAAGGCCGGGATGACGAGGCGGAGCCATTGGTCCTTCGGGCGCTGGAGATCACCAAACGATTGAACCAGGATAGCCTCTACCTCTGTGCGGCCTTTTTGTTGCAGAGGATGGCCCTACTGAGGGGAGACGGACCGGTCTTCACAGAGGGTCGTGCAATGAGGGACCGATGTGCCCGTATGTCTTCCTACGCCCTGTCCAACCGCATAACCGATGTGGCGACGGGCTTTGTATCCTGTCTCTTAGGTGATACAGAGGGAATGCCCTCCAGGGTGTGCTCCGAGGGGTTCCTAACGGGGGCTTCTCCCGCGGTCCCTTTCTCCTGCATGGTTTACGGCCGTCTAGCTCTTTTGACCGGTGGGGAGAGAGATCTCGTTTTAAGGTCCGAGGAGCTGCTGTTTCCGGCGCGAAGGTATCGAAACCTACTTGTGGAGATCTATATGGGGATCTATCTTTCCGTGGCCTACTCCCGTCTTGGCAGGGAATCCGACGGAGCCGAGGCCCTCGGCAGAGCCCTTGACATGGCCATGCCGGACGGACTTATACTGCCCTTTGCCGAAAACGCCGATGTCCTAGGGAGCTCTCTCGATGTGGTAATGGAGGAGCGCTGGAGCTCCGAAAGGAATAGGTTCTCCTCCTTCGTAAAACGCTATTCCCTGGGCAAGGAAAGGGTTCTACAAAGCCTCTCCGGCAGAGAAGCCGTGGAGGGACTGACCTTCAGGGAAAACGACGTAGCCCTTCTGGTGAGCGAGGGGTTGAGCAACCGTGAGATAGCGAAGAGACTTTTCCTCTCCGAGAATACGGTAAAATTTTATCTTAAATCTATCTTTCAAAAACTTGGCATAAGCTCTCGTAGGGATGTAAAGAAGATCTTATCGCTCCGCTAAAACCGCAAAGACTACCCGAAAAGGGTGTACCGAAAACCGAGGACATCCCTTATCCTGATATCAGGATAAGGGATGTCCTTTTTTATTGGGACGTAAGTGGCTGCGGAGAGGAGTTTGTCTAAAGATGAAAAGATACCTGAGGAAGGTCCTGGCCGGTCTGGCCTTCGTCGTAATGATGGGAGCTGGGGCGTCAGGGGCCGAGCCGGCCTTCACTTTCAAGGTAAGCGATGATGGTCCTACCCTCTCGGTTACTTTCGACGGCGAGACCTTCTACGTCAGGAGCAAGGACGAGGTGATCAGCGAGATCCAGTGCGAGATATACGAGGAGGAGGTGAAGAACGATCCATCTTTATGTGTCTCCTCGGTCGATGCGAACTTCGATGGTTTCAACGATCTTATGATAACCGAGACCCTGTACGTTCCCAACCCGTATTGCTCGTTCTATCTGTGGAATCCCGAGACCGTAAAACTGGAAAGGGACGAGAGTTTGGAAGAGATCATAGGTCCCAGGTTCGACTCGGAGGCAAGAAGGATAATAGGCTTTTCCCATGGAAGCGTCACCGATAATCAAGAGACCGAGTATCGATGGATAGATGGACGACTAACCTTGACCTGGAGAAAGACCCAGATTTACGACGAGAATCGTGGCCTGTTTGTCATCACCGAGGAAGTTCGAGACGAGGAGGGGGCTATGGAGGTCAGCTCCGAGATCTCCCTTACCGAGGGGCAGATGGACCGCTTTCTGGAGGGTGAGCCGTTTTTTGACAGGGAGACGATCGACAAGATTTCCGAGGTTGCAAGAGGACTTTTGGGATCTCCCTTATCGGGCGACGGCGAGTTTCACGGTCGGGCCATAACGGACGATAAGCCGGTCTCCGCATGGCTCTTCGAGCTGGATAGCGGGGAGATAGCTTGTTTCGAGGTAGCTGACGATCTCTCAGGACTATACTTAAACAAGGGAGGAGACGACGGTGTCTTCAGGATCGATTTTGGAGATGGCGTCTCCTTGGGGCAAAGGGTTTACTGACTTAAAAAAGAGGAGGAGGCATTGAAAGTGGGATTTATCAAGTCGGTGACTGCTCTCAACGACTGGCGTCTGTTCGTGGAGATGGAGACGGGGAGCGTGATGGTTGTCGATCTTTCCCATAAACTTGATACCGCAAGATTTGGTGACCTAAGGGATCTGAAGTTATTCCGATCGGTCTCCACCGATGGCGATATCGTATTGTGGGGAGACGGCCGAGTGCGTCTGATGGCCCGAGAGCTTATGGACGTCGTTTTCGTGGAGAAAAAGGAGGCTCTATAAAGTGCTTGGAATTAATAAAATTATTAAAAGAGGAAGCCTTTGCCTTGTCGCGTTAATAGTCTTTCTCTGTTTTGCTCATGAGGCGTCTGCCGCCAAGATCACCTTGGTCAACAAAACCTCTGTTAAGGTCTCGGTTGCCCTGCAGTGGTGGACAGATGGCTCTGAGAGTAGAGGGGGCACCAAGGGGTGGTACGGAGTGGAGCCAGGAAAATCAAGAACTATCGTCTGGAGTGGCATAGATGGTGCGGCTGTCCAGGTTGGTTACATGGGCTTTTACGCTAAGGGCAAGGGGCTTGTTTGGAATGGTGACTCTAGTGAGCTATATGGATCTGGATGGATACACCCCAAGA carries:
- a CDS encoding XAC2610-related protein; translated protein: MKRYLRKVLAGLAFVVMMGAGASGAEPAFTFKVSDDGPTLSVTFDGETFYVRSKDEVISEIQCEIYEEEVKNDPSLCVSSVDANFDGFNDLMITETLYVPNPYCSFYLWNPETVKLERDESLEEIIGPRFDSEARRIIGFSHGSVTDNQETEYRWIDGRLTLTWRKTQIYDENRGLFVITEEVRDEEGAMEVSSEISLTEGQMDRFLEGEPFFDRETIDKISEVARGLLGSPLSGDGEFHGRAITDDKPVSAWLFELDSGEIACFEVADDLSGLYLNKGGDDGVFRIDFGDGVSLGQRVY
- a CDS encoding LuxR C-terminal-related transcriptional regulator, with product MKNVQENYRPQVHYYSNRLKDKLRKIRDFRTTFIEAPSGAGKTTAIRDFFNCPNMNPPSIRWFVASEEPGTSGWTRFCHVLGEIDPYVGSRLLHLGFPVEDNQGEVAQALVDLVCDDETYLICDNFQFVHKNLPLSVWRALVDHGGYGLRVVIITQQLSSRGLAILGNANVLRVENEDLCLTEEEIGDYYCLAGVDLDLDQRRRLYLYSEGWIAALYLQLVGYARTGSLEGRSSIHELVNELLWKGLSLEDRQVLFRLSPFDSFTVPQLSFLLGLDRVPDVLVERLGGWLFVRYDIESRRYFLHAILLDFVRSAIRDEPEAFQRGILAAAGEWCASQGDKTQALFFLYRICDYRGIFSLDLHCYDMTRATLDAGREYMLKFLRDTVNNSTVEMRCDYAFNFISMAFEAFNLGDVELYVGLCREMEAVLDGYDIDEESRRSLRGELYLARSFGFYNDIEAMGKDHSRAYELLGPNSRLFKPDTPWTFGWPSVLGMFHSGAGELDRELSDMDRWLPLYNSLTSGNGSGAELIFRAEALLHKGRDDEAEPLVLRALEITKRLNQDSLYLCAAFLLQRMALLRGDGPVFTEGRAMRDRCARMSSYALSNRITDVATGFVSCLLGDTEGMPSRVCSEGFLTGASPAVPFSCMVYGRLALLTGGERDLVLRSEELLFPARRYRNLLVEIYMGIYLSVAYSRLGRESDGAEALGRALDMAMPDGLILPFAENADVLGSSLDVVMEERWSSERNRFSSFVKRYSLGKERVLQSLSGREAVEGLTFRENDVALLVSEGLSNREIAKRLFLSENTVKFYLKSIFQKLGISSRRDVKKILSLR
- a CDS encoding DUF1036 domain-containing protein, producing the protein MLGINKIIKRGSLCLVALIVFLCFAHEASAAKITLVNKTSVKVSVALQWWTDGSESRGGTKGWYGVEPGKSRTIVWSGIDGAAVQVGYMGFYAKGKGLVWNGDSSELYGSGWIHPKKAFKTETPDQAIPGGQKVNFRWFDIDFTDGGATAVGRIVLRP
- a CDS encoding DUF2442 domain-containing protein; translation: MGFIKSVTALNDWRLFVEMETGSVMVVDLSHKLDTARFGDLRDLKLFRSVSTDGDIVLWGDGRVRLMARELMDVVFVEKKEAL